One segment of Trueperaceae bacterium DNA contains the following:
- a CDS encoding ABC transporter ATP-binding protein, whose protein sequence is MTRSPTAVGAPARWTPDTNRFQAPAATAPGATPDRRPVAELVGVSKHYGSVAALTDVSIAAREGEVLAVLGPNGAGKTTAVSLMLGLLRASAGQVRLFGSDPRSPRNRMRVGAMLQVSGVPATLTVREHLTAFASYYPAPLGVEETIALAGLEGVANRLYGKLSGGQQQGLHFALAMVGNPDLLFLDEPTTGLDVASRRAFWSSVREFLGGRRTVVLTTHYLEEADALADRVVVLGGGKVLAEGTPDQIKGRAALRRVRVTSGLTLAAARTLPGVRKADRAGVNLTLLTADADATVRALLAADPAAAGLEVTGAALEDAFLTLTADHEGPNGRTEA, encoded by the coding sequence ATGACGAGATCACCTACCGCCGTCGGCGCCCCCGCGCGCTGGACACCCGACACGAACCGCTTCCAGGCCCCGGCCGCGACAGCGCCGGGCGCGACCCCCGATCGGCGGCCCGTGGCCGAGCTCGTGGGCGTCAGCAAGCACTACGGCTCGGTCGCCGCCCTGACCGACGTGAGCATCGCCGCGCGCGAAGGCGAGGTGCTCGCCGTGCTCGGCCCCAACGGCGCCGGCAAGACCACCGCCGTCAGCCTCATGCTCGGCCTGCTGCGGGCCAGCGCCGGGCAGGTGCGCTTGTTCGGCTCCGATCCGCGCAGCCCCCGCAACCGCATGCGGGTCGGCGCCATGCTGCAGGTGTCCGGCGTGCCCGCCACCCTCACCGTGCGCGAGCACCTCACGGCCTTCGCCAGCTACTACCCGGCACCCCTCGGCGTCGAGGAGACCATCGCCCTGGCGGGCCTCGAGGGGGTGGCGAACCGCCTCTACGGCAAGCTCTCGGGCGGCCAGCAGCAAGGCCTGCACTTCGCGCTCGCCATGGTGGGGAACCCCGACCTGCTCTTCCTCGACGAGCCGACCACCGGGCTCGACGTGGCGTCGCGCCGCGCCTTCTGGAGCAGCGTGAGGGAGTTCCTCGGCGGCCGCCGCACCGTGGTGCTCACCACGCACTACCTGGAGGAGGCGGACGCCCTCGCCGACCGCGTGGTGGTGCTGGGTGGCGGCAAGGTGCTGGCCGAGGGCACGCCCGACCAGATCAAGGGCCGCGCCGCCCTCCGCAGGGTGCGCGTCACGTCCGGGCTCACGCTCGCCGCCGCGCGCACCCTCCCCGGCGTGCGGAAGGCCGACCGCGCCGGCGTCAACCTCACGCTGCTCACCGCCGACGCCGACGCCACCGTGCGCGCCCTCCTCGCCGCCGACCCGGCCGCCGCCGGCCTAGAGGTGACCGGCGCCGCGCTCGAGGACGCGTTCCTCACCCTCACCGCCGACCACGAAGGACCGAACGG